The following are encoded together in the Vigna unguiculata cultivar IT97K-499-35 chromosome 2, ASM411807v1, whole genome shotgun sequence genome:
- the LOC114174059 gene encoding uncharacterized protein LOC114174059, producing the protein MDDKTQSESKQNDEEEVAPEPQLPKPSAGGWGFLQFSFLSDLQKAAAVAAEEISRNAAVVAQTASKGIAELQNEAEESESSKEDEGAEDSAAKKESDDEDTKLRKSALDRLEKAGEDSLLSQGLKAFDSSVETFASGAWSALGNAWRGSTDFVQRLENSAANLSGSSHHDGPGAAGSNASSLLETGRAFTARGMQVLEYVSKETMDLLINETGIEVEKDTNPGEEQNDEDQLSEEVTFDRCFYIYGGPEQLEELEALSSHYAMLFNRRKVKLSAEQKSVYDGKLKEVQQIFNLSAEIDSSSTDSNKGKTIKRGNEGSSDEMKNLHDSSVGKAAEMAAGFTNALTGLAANDIVQRTTSRLESLHSEGVHRLSEMCCFAVSQLLVFGKSIISRANKTEDEADDDKAHIEWPEDVTAKANIVRVNAQTMIGYVEAVSNSFITGISDVAEAYQAAIKAVTTESQSVVPHASVQEKANAFSENLRADQTTAVCKIQEGMQFLAHVLISTSMNAA; encoded by the exons atggacGACAAAACGCAGTCCGAGAGTAAGCAAAACGACGAGGAGGAGGTTGCGCCAGAACCACAACTGCCAAAACCGTCGGCGGGAGGGTGGGGATTTTTGCAGTTCTCTTTTCTCTCCGATCTTCAGAAAGCCGCCGCTGTTGCCGCCGAAGAGATCTCTCGCAAT GCTGCTGTAGTTGCACAGACAGCATCAAAGGGCATTGCGGAGTTGCAAAATGAAGCTGAAGAGTCAGAATCTTCCAAAGAGGATGAAGGGGCTGAAGATTCTGCAGCTAAGAAGGAAAGTGACGATGAGGATACCAAACTGCGAAAATCTGCTCTGGACAGATTGGAGAAAGCTGGTGAAGATTCACTACTTAGCCAG GGTTTGAAGGCTTTTGATAGCTCTGTGGAGACTTTTGCATCTGGAGCTTGGAGTGCTTTAGGAAATGCATGGAGAGGGAGCACTGATTTTGTTCAGCG GCTCGAAAATTCTGCTGCAAACCTTTCAGGGTCTTCACATCATGATGGGCCAGGAGCTGCAGGTTCTAATGCATCTTCTCTGTTAGAG ACAGGAAGAGCTTTTACTGCAAGGGGAATGCAAGTGCTTGAATATGTTAGTAAGGAGACTATGGACCTATTAATCAATGAAACTGGAATTGAGGTTGAGAAGGATACAAATCCAGGTGAAGAACAAAATGACGAGGATCAATTATCCGAGGAAGTGACTTTTGATCGATGCTTTTACATTTATGGAGGTCCAGAGCAATTGGAG GAACTGGAGGCTTTGTCTAGTCATTATGCCATGCTATTTAACCGAAGAAAAGTCAAGTTGTCAGCTGAACAAAAGTCTGTGTATGATGGGAAGCTTAAAGAGGtccaacaaatttttaatttgagtgCTGAAATTGATAGCAGTAGTACTGATTCAAACAAAGGCAAGACGATAAAGAGAGGAAACGAAGGAAGCAGTGATGAGATGAAGAACTTACACGATTCAAGCGTTGGCAAGGCTGCTGAAATGGCCGCAGG TTTCACTAATGCATTAACTGGACTAGCTGCTAATGATATAGTTCAGAGAACTACTTCAAGATTGGAATCACTTCATTCTGAGGGAGTTCAT AGGCTGTCTGAAATGTGCTGTTTTGCTGTGTCTCAACTTCTAGTGTTTGGAAAATCCATCATTTCTCGTGCCAATAAGACTGAGGATGAAGCAGATGATGATAAGGCTCACATTGAGTGGCCGGAAGACGTTACTGCAAAAGCTAATATCGTAAGAGTAAATGCCCAAACAATGATAGGATATGTGGAAGCAGTTTCTAACAGTTTTATTACAG GCATATCTGATGTAGCGGAGGCCTATCAAGCTGCCATTAAAGCTGTTACTACTGAGTCTCAATCAGTTGTTCCCCACGCATCAGTTCAGGAAAAAGCCAATGCCTTCTCTGAGAACCTTCGAGCTGATCAAACCACAGCGGTATGCAAAATCCAGGAAGGAATGCAATTTTTAGCTCACGTTCTCATTTCAACCTCAATGAATGCTGCTTGA